DNA sequence from the Fuscovulum ytuae genome:
CCGCCCCTTCCAGCCGCGCCACCTCATGCGCGACAAACAGTATCCAGCGGCATCCCATCTCCAGCACCCAAAAGGCCAAAGGGGCCAGCCCAAGGGGCCAAAGCAGCGCCGCCATTACCCCCGCCGGCATGATCATCGCCCCCATCACAGGCCCGGTCAGAAGATTGGCAATCAGCCCGTAATCCGTGAACCGGTTGAAATGCGCAGCGGCATAGGGCGCGGTCGCGAGCCCCCCCAGAAGCGATGACAGGAACAGCGTCGCCACAAACTGCGCCGCACGAGGCCACTTCCGCCGCGCCATCCGGTCCGTCCACCACCCGAACCCAAGGATCAGCGCGATGGTGGCAGCAAAGCTCATCTGAAAACCGGGGGAAAGGATCGCCTCGGGCTGCCAGAGCAGGATCACCGTCCCCGCAATCCCCACCGATCGCAGCGTCACGGCCCGTCGGTCCATCATGACCGCCCCCAGCATCACAGCCACCATGATGAAGGCCCGCTCCGTCGCAACATTCGCCCCGGACAAAAGCAGGTAGAAGAACGCCACCCCAAAGGCCGCCACCGCCGCGATCTTTTTGGTATTCACCCGCAGCGCGACCGGCGGGATCAAGGCAAGACCAAAGCGCAGCAGGGCAAAGACAAAAGCCGTTATGAAGGCCATGTTCATCCCCGAAATCGCCAGAAGATGCGCCAGTGACGAATCCCGCAGCGCCGCCACCGCCTCGACCGATAGGCCAGACCGGTCTCCCGTCATCACCCCGGCGGCAAAGGCCCCTGCATCGCCCGGAATCGCCGCCTGTATGGCGCCCGACAGCGCCGCCCGCAGCCGCCCGATCTGGGCCTCGCCCGGCCCCGCAGCCTGCCACAGCAGAAGGGGATGGCGGGTATAGCCCACCGCGCCCAGACCATCGAAAAAGGCATCAAGGCGAAAGTCAAAGGCCCCCGGCTCTACCGGCCCCGGCGGCGGGGACAGGAAGGCCGTGACCATCACCACCTCGCCCGGTTGCGGTGCATGGGCCGACAGATCACCCTGCAAGGACAGGCGAACCCGCGCGGGCGTTTCCTCGGCCGGCATCTCCGCCATCCAGACCTCATCCAGCGTGATCCGCAATGCCCCGGCCTGTGACCGATCAATCAGCACGACACGGCCCGTGACCGGACCATAAACCTCTCGCTCAAGGATCGGGGCGGACACCACGGCCACGCGCAGCCCGCACATGACAAAACCCAGAAAGCACGCCGCCACAAAGATCGGCACTGGCCGCCAGGGCGGCCAACGCCAGGCGATCAGGGCCAGAAGCACTATCCCTGCCAAAAGGGCTGCATGGACAGCCAGCCCCGGTTCCCGCGTCTGTCCGAACCAGATCCCGATCCCACAACCCAAGCCCACCGGAAAGAAGGGCAGCAACCGCCCGCGCTGGCGGGCCAGCGCCTCTGCCATCCCGCCAAAGAGGACCGCCACCCCGCGCACCTTGTTTCCCGCCCCGCATTTGCCTAGACAGGCGCCTGACCCTAGACCCGACCGGTTTCCGAAAGGTTAACACCTCCATGAGCGACGCCTCCTCCGCCGCCCGCCCCGGCCAAGCGCCGGTCGTCACCCGTTTCGCGCCCTCGCCCACCGGCTATCTGCATATCGGCGGTGGGCGCACCGCCCTTTTCAACTGGCTTTACGCCCGTGGCCG
Encoded proteins:
- a CDS encoding ComEC/Rec2 family competence protein; protein product: MAVLFGGMAEALARQRGRLLPFFPVGLGCGIGIWFGQTREPGLAVHAALLAGIVLLALIAWRWPPWRPVPIFVAACFLGFVMCGLRVAVVSAPILEREVYGPVTGRVVLIDRSQAGALRITLDEVWMAEMPAEETPARVRLSLQGDLSAHAPQPGEVVMVTAFLSPPPGPVEPGAFDFRLDAFFDGLGAVGYTRHPLLLWQAAGPGEAQIGRLRAALSGAIQAAIPGDAGAFAAGVMTGDRSGLSVEAVAALRDSSLAHLLAISGMNMAFITAFVFALLRFGLALIPPVALRVNTKKIAAVAAFGVAFFYLLLSGANVATERAFIMVAVMLGAVMMDRRAVTLRSVGIAGTVILLWQPEAILSPGFQMSFAATIALILGFGWWTDRMARRKWPRAAQFVATLFLSSLLGGLATAPYAAAHFNRFTDYGLIANLLTGPVMGAMIMPAGVMAALLWPLGLAPLAFWVLEMGCRWILFVAHEVARLEGAVTGIPAPPAVMLPMLTLGLCWLCLWQGRARWAGAVPVVVALALWGQGGRPDVLIGGDAAVGVLGPEGRALSAARGQGFLLRNWLENDGDLAGQAAAAARGGFAEGPLGRVFAIGGRRGVILREGGDATEACRLFALLVLMEEMPLPKGDCLIVTPERLGRSGTLAIAAAGGGLRVTATHSGNRPWSRGGIEDPARLLAAGQ